TTCGACGAGAGAATCCGGACCCTCGCGGACCTGGAACTCTCGATCGGCGATTACGTATTGACGGGCGGGGAACTGCCCGCCATGGTTCTCGTGGACGCCGTCGTTCGTCTTGTGCCCGGCGTCCTGGGGGCTGAGGCGGCGACGCGCGAGGAGAGTTTTTCCGACGCCGTCGGAGGCCTGGAGTACCCGCAGTACACCCGGCCGCGAGTCTTTCGCGGCATGGGGGTGCCCGAGGTGCTCGTGTCGGGGAACCATGCGGCGATCGCCCGCTGGCGGGCGGAGCAGGCGTGCGAGCGGACTCGCCGGCGCCGGGCCGACCTCGTGCCGGACCCGTCACGGCCACGGGCCGTGCCGTGGCCGGACGAGCCGGCCGGCCGGACTTGAGGAGCGCGGACATGCTGGCCGCTGTTGGGATGTTTGAGTTTGCGATCATCGTGGCCCTGTTCATCGGGTTTTTTGGCGGCATCGCCTTGGCGCTGTTCTTGCGGATAATGCGCGGCAAAGGGAGCCGGGGCGGCCGCGGAAAGGACTGACGCGGAGCCCCTCCCGCTCCGGAGCCAAAGAGAAAGGCTGTGCTATGCGAAAACG
The Planctomycetota bacterium DNA segment above includes these coding regions:
- the trmD gene encoding tRNA (guanosine(37)-N1)-methyltransferase TrmD, whose protein sequence is MRIDVITLFPDAFANVLETSILGRARREGRVEVVLVNLRDFALDERGTVDDKPFGGGPGMVLMCEPVFRAVEHTRGLDERRGKVVLLTPQGERLTQARVARLAGEERLILVCGHYEGFDERIRTLADLELSIGDYVLTGGELPAMVLVDAVVRLVPGVLGAEAATREESFSDAVGGLEYPQYTRPRVFRGMGVPEVLVSGNHAAIARWRAEQACERTRRRRADLVPDPSRPRAVPWPDEPAGRT